From a region of the Paenibacillus sp. FSL R10-2734 genome:
- a CDS encoding S-layer homology domain-containing protein — protein sequence MLKGRKPIFFIIAVLFVGLLAPAAGPVLAADPPIATQLLNAESDLLWDSDFGVYTNDLEGRIYIGKGIDGTPYTARGALRFNLDSNLPQPGRPIKYELQLYVNFKEGSDLANFYLDAYGSGNNDMGNTDGAVFPQRSSVNYTRKSNNQIPNGGFVIFDVTPIVAEITSAVDRQATFVLQGNESLTNARAIVSSKEDSNAAYHPKLIVTYALSDPPTGTIAINNGAAYTNSSSVKLNLTASDPNVEDVLHVRFSNDQLTWSIWEDVLSSKNWMLFNAEGIRTVYYQITDGKDIVTLSDTITLDTVKPVVSGITNGGLYNSNRTVTFNEGAATLNGSQFTSGTVVGTEGTYTFIAVDAAGNSTTIEFKIDKTAPTVYGIINNGIYKADMTITFNEGTATLNGSPFTSGTTVSTEGSYKLIVADAAGNITTVNFTIDKSAPTVTGVADGTSYNVDRTITFNEGTATLNGSPFTSGTTVSTEGSYKLIVADAAGNVTTVNFIINKSVPTVTGVADGTSYNMDRTITFNEGTATMNGDPFVNGATVSAEGDYTLVVSNAAGNVTTVNFTIDKTTPTVTGVADGTSYNVDRTITFNEGTATLNGSSFTSGATVSAEGSYKLVVTDAAGNVTTVNFTMNKTGPSVIGVVYGASYNTDRMITFNMGNATLNGDSFVSGSEVRDEGDYTLIVTDGTGNVTTIQFTIDKTAPAVSGVTEGSSYNTNQSATFNEGTATMNGDPFASGATVSAEGDYKLVVTDAAGNVTTVNFTIDKSAPTVIGVADGANYNVDRMITFNEGIATMNGDPFVSGAIVSAEGNYKLIVTDAAGNVTTINFTMNKTGPSVIGVVYGASYNTDRMITFNMGNATLNGDSFVSGSEVRDEGDYTLIVTDGTGNVTTIQFTIDKTAPAVSGVTEGSSYNTNQSATFNEGTATMNGDPFASGATVSAEGDYKLVVTDAAGNQTTVMFTLNITTVQSGSDSVSSLVPSLSSGSELEIEINGVKHKNLGKVTTAVINGKKVTTVTFDEAKLSRYLDSLSNKPFIFIPVHNDSDRVLLLLNSQMIKTLNDRNADIQIQTELASYLLAANQIDWGLVAKSFGSEDALRNMEIQVEINSVPNSDIEQVANKLGEARLLSPVINFNMSAKHGGTTIELNKFLSYVKRTIAIPNSADPYSRIMTGITITKDGNIVPVPTRIVKENGKTFAVIYSLTNSPYAVIENSKTFADIQKHWAKKEIEQAAAKLIVQGISESSFQPNKQITRAEFTALLVRALGLHEFDQSASFADIKSGQWYYETVSIAESYGLVTTSNGNQYVPNEKLSREEAMVLLAKAMKLAGLETTITDREVTQQLSAFKDHHLLDLSARAAAALNIKYGIIIGNQDQLTPDNVITRAEMTVILQRFLEAAKLS from the coding sequence ATGTTGAAAGGAAGAAAACCAATCTTTTTTATTATCGCCGTTTTATTCGTTGGATTGCTGGCACCCGCGGCGGGTCCGGTTTTGGCGGCGGATCCGCCGATAGCAACCCAATTGTTAAATGCGGAAAGTGATTTGTTATGGGACAGCGACTTTGGAGTTTATACTAATGACCTGGAAGGTAGGATATATATTGGCAAAGGTATAGACGGTACGCCTTATACGGCTCGAGGAGCCTTACGCTTCAATCTGGATTCGAATCTCCCGCAACCGGGTAGGCCGATCAAATATGAGCTTCAGCTTTATGTGAACTTCAAAGAAGGAAGCGATCTTGCCAATTTTTATTTAGACGCGTACGGTTCGGGCAATAACGATATGGGTAATACGGACGGAGCCGTCTTTCCCCAAAGATCCTCGGTTAACTATACTCGGAAATCCAATAACCAGATACCCAATGGCGGTTTCGTAATCTTTGATGTTACGCCTATTGTGGCCGAAATCACGAGTGCGGTTGATCGGCAAGCTACATTCGTCCTTCAAGGCAATGAAAGTTTAACGAACGCACGCGCAATCGTCAGCTCAAAAGAGGATTCCAACGCAGCCTATCATCCTAAACTCATCGTCACCTATGCGCTAAGTGATCCTCCAACTGGAACGATAGCGATTAACAACGGCGCAGCGTACACGAATTCGAGCAGCGTGAAGCTGAATTTAACGGCTTCCGATCCAAATGTTGAAGATGTGTTGCACGTGAGGTTTTCGAACGATCAGCTAACATGGAGCATATGGGAAGACGTTTTGTCGAGCAAAAATTGGATGTTGTTTAATGCAGAAGGAATCCGAACCGTTTATTATCAAATAACAGACGGTAAAGATATCGTAACTTTAAGCGATACGATTACGCTTGATACCGTCAAACCGGTGGTGAGCGGCATCACGAATGGCGGGCTTTATAATTCCAATCGGACGGTCACTTTTAATGAAGGCGCAGCTACATTGAACGGAAGCCAATTCACGAGCGGAACCGTTGTGGGTACGGAAGGAACATATACATTCATCGCGGTTGATGCTGCTGGTAACTCAACGACAATAGAATTTAAGATCGACAAAACCGCACCTACCGTTTACGGCATTATTAATAATGGAATTTATAAAGCGGATATGACGATCACATTTAACGAAGGCACAGCTACATTGAACGGAAGCCCATTCACGAGTGGCACGACCGTTAGCACAGAAGGCAGTTATAAGCTCATTGTGGCTGATGCGGCAGGCAACATTACGACGGTCAACTTTACCATCGACAAAAGTGCCCCAACGGTTACCGGTGTTGCTGACGGGACGAGCTACAATGTGGACAGAACGATCACGTTTAACGAAGGCACAGCTACATTGAACGGAAGCCCATTCACGAGCGGCACGACCGTTAGCACAGAAGGCAGTTATAAGCTCATTGTGGCTGATGCGGCAGGCAACGTTACGACGGTCAACTTTATCATCAACAAAAGTGTCCCAACGGTTACCGGTGTTGCTGATGGGACGAGCTACAATATGGACAGAACGATCACATTTAACGAAGGTACAGCGACTATGAACGGCGATCCATTCGTGAATGGTGCGACCGTTAGCGCCGAAGGCGACTATACACTCGTCGTCAGCAATGCGGCAGGCAACGTTACGACGGTTAACTTTACTATCGATAAAACCACTCCAACGGTTACCGGCGTTGCTGACGGGACGAGCTACAATGTGGACAGAACGATCACGTTTAACGAAGGCACAGCTACATTGAACGGAAGCTCATTCACGAGTGGCGCGACCGTTTCCGCCGAAGGCAGTTATAAGCTCGTTGTGACGGATGCGGCAGGCAACGTTACGACAGTCAACTTTACGATGAACAAAACTGGCCCATCCGTAATCGGTGTTGTTTACGGAGCGAGTTATAATACCGACAGAATGATCACCTTTAACATGGGCAATGCAACCTTAAACGGAGATTCATTTGTTAGCGGATCTGAAGTCAGAGACGAAGGCGACTACACGCTTATCGTAACGGACGGGACGGGCAACGTCACAACCATTCAATTCACCATCGACAAAACTGCTCCTGCAGTTAGTGGTGTGACTGAAGGTTCTAGCTATAATACGAACCAATCGGCTACATTTAACGAAGGCACAGCGACTATGAACGGTGATCCATTCGCGAGTGGTGCGACCGTTAGCGCCGAAGGCGACTATAAGCTCGTCGTCACGGATGCGGCGGGCAACGTTACGACAGTCAACTTCACCATCGACAAAAGCGCCCCAACGGTTATCGGCGTTGCTGACGGAGCGAACTACAATGTGGACAGAATGATCACCTTTAACGAAGGCATAGCGACTATGAACGGCGATCCATTCGTGAGTGGCGCAATTGTTTCCGCAGAAGGCAATTATAAGCTCATTGTGACGGATGCGGCGGGCAATGTTACGACGATCAACTTTACGATGAATAAAACTGGCCCATCTGTAATCGGTGTTGTTTACGGAGCAAGTTATAATACCGACAGAATGATCACCTTCAACATGGGCAATGCAACCTTAAACGGAGATTCATTTGTTAGCGGATCTGAAGTCAGAGACGAAGGCGACTACACGCTTATCGTAACGGACGGGACGGGCAACGTCACAACCATTCAATTCACCATCGACAAAACTGCTCCTGCAGTTAGTGGTGTGACTGAAGGTTCTAGCTATAATACGAACCAATCGGCTACATTTAACGAAGGCACAGCGACTATGAACGGTGATCCATTCGCGAGTGGTGCGACCGTTAGCGCCGAAGGCGACTATAAGCTCGTCGTCACCGATGCAGCAGGCAATCAGACGACTGTCATGTTTACGCTGAATATCACGACCGTTCAATCCGGTTCGGATTCAGTTTCAAGTTTAGTTCCAAGTTTAAGTTCAGGTTCAGAGCTGGAGATTGAAATCAATGGAGTGAAACACAAGAATTTAGGGAAAGTAACAACTGCCGTTATTAACGGAAAGAAAGTGACAACGGTAACCTTCGACGAAGCAAAATTATCACGTTACCTTGATTCCTTATCCAATAAACCATTCATTTTCATACCGGTTCACAATGATTCGGATCGTGTTCTTCTGCTCTTAAACAGTCAAATGATCAAAACACTGAATGACCGAAACGCGGATATTCAAATTCAAACGGAGCTTGCTTCCTATCTCCTAGCCGCCAATCAGATTGATTGGGGCCTCGTTGCGAAGAGCTTCGGATCGGAAGATGCGCTGCGCAACATGGAGATTCAAGTCGAGATTAACAGCGTTCCAAATAGTGATATCGAGCAAGTTGCCAATAAGTTAGGGGAGGCCCGACTCTTGTCGCCGGTGATCAATTTCAACATGTCGGCAAAGCATGGCGGTACCACGATTGAACTCAACAAGTTTCTCAGCTATGTCAAGCGGACGATCGCTATCCCAAATTCGGCAGATCCCTACAGTAGAATCATGACGGGCATTACGATTACGAAGGACGGAAACATCGTGCCGGTGCCAACCCGAATAGTGAAGGAGAACGGCAAGACATTTGCCGTTATTTACAGCCTGACGAATAGCCCCTATGCCGTAATAGAGAATTCAAAAACCTTTGCCGATATTCAGAAGCATTGGGCGAAGAAAGAGATCGAGCAAGCGGCGGCGAAGCTGATTGTCCAAGGCATCTCCGAATCGAGCTTCCAGCCGAACAAGCAAATTACCCGAGCAGAGTTCACGGCGCTGCTGGTTCGGGCTCTCGGATTGCATGAATTCGATCAGTCTGCAAGCTTTGCTGATATTAAAAGCGGTCAGTGGTATTATGAAACGGTCTCCATTGCGGAGAGCTATGGGTTAGTAACGACAAGCAATGGCAATCAGTACGTTCCCAATGAGAAGCTAAGCCGGGAAGAAGCGATGGTGCTGCTGGCGAAAGCCATGAAGCTTGCCGGTTTGGAAACAACGATTACCGATCGTGAAGTCACCCAACAGCTTAGCGCATTCAAAGATCACCACTTGCTTGACTTGTCTGCAAGAGCGGCGGCTGCGCTTAACATTAAATACGGAATTATTATAGGCAATCAAGACCAGCTTACCCCGGACAACGTCATTACACGTGCCGAAATGACCGTGATTCTACAGCGCTTCCTCGAAGCAGCTAAACTAAGCTAG
- a CDS encoding 2OG-Fe(II) oxygenase produces the protein MIENTTDKERTIFDHIGNSIKTEDREIRILAKYEEPLVVLLGNVLSDEECNELIEYSRERLQRSRIGEDHAVNPIRTSSGVFCEENETVTRIEKRFSQIMNIPIEHGDGLQVLQYIPGQEYLPHHDFFTQTSRASSNNRISTLVMYLNDVEEGGETDFPMLNLSVSPNKGMAVYFEYFYDNHELNESTLHAGTPVIKGEKWVATMWMRRQVLRSS, from the coding sequence ATGATAGAGAATACGACAGACAAAGAACGGACGATATTTGATCATATCGGAAATTCGATCAAGACAGAAGATCGAGAGATTCGGATTCTTGCCAAGTACGAGGAACCACTGGTTGTCTTACTAGGGAATGTTCTTAGCGATGAGGAATGCAATGAGCTAATTGAATATTCTAGGGAAAGATTGCAACGTTCGAGGATAGGCGAAGACCATGCGGTTAATCCAATTAGAACGAGCAGTGGTGTGTTCTGTGAGGAGAATGAGACGGTTACAAGAATTGAGAAACGATTCTCTCAAATTATGAATATTCCTATCGAGCATGGCGATGGCTTGCAAGTTCTGCAGTATATCCCTGGCCAAGAGTATCTACCCCATCATGATTTCTTCACACAAACGAGTCGAGCAAGTAGCAATAATCGAATTAGCACGCTCGTGATGTATTTGAACGATGTGGAGGAAGGTGGCGAAACAGATTTCCCTATGCTTAATTTATCAGTGTCTCCTAACAAAGGTATGGCGGTCTACTTCGAATATTTTTACGATAATCATGAATTAAACGAATCCACCTTGCATGCGGGTACGCCAGTAATCAAAGGCGAGAAGTGGGTTGCAACGATGTGGATGAGAAGACAAGTCCTTCGCTCATCATAG
- a CDS encoding solute carrier family 23 protein, which yields METQANVQDQAPLKSQLLTVLPDEKVSFGKSIILGFQHVLAMDVYVVPFLIAMLIGLQPNQSSALIQSTFIAAGLATIVQTYFCMKLPIAQGPSYVPLGAIVSIYAASGGGELGWSSVLGASLIGAILVIILGYVGIFNKIVKNFIPPIVGGTIIFIVGLSLLPVAIRDNIYGASGASINQNVLLALISAGTLLLFVILGSMFRNKGSIFRIISVMMALVVGCIAANMMGVLDFSAISKANWFSMPRIAFVDFGFSFNFSAIITMVIIYLVLLAETTGTWFAVSNVINKPLTDEHINKGVIGEGIGCLIASALGSTPVTGYSTNAGIISITGVASRRVFLAVGGWFVLFGCSGKLAALISSIPSAVIGGVFAIVCGIIAINGVQVMKNVTIGEKEMYIIAIPMIITLALVLIPGDYLHSLPSFVQYLLGSPILAASLAAILLNKLLPSSK from the coding sequence GTGGAAACACAAGCAAACGTGCAAGATCAAGCGCCATTAAAGTCACAGCTATTAACCGTTCTACCCGATGAAAAAGTTTCCTTCGGTAAATCCATCATCCTAGGCTTTCAGCATGTTTTGGCAATGGACGTTTATGTAGTTCCTTTCCTGATTGCAATGTTAATCGGCTTACAACCGAATCAATCAAGCGCGTTGATTCAATCTACCTTTATTGCTGCTGGACTTGCAACGATTGTGCAGACATATTTCTGCATGAAGCTTCCTATCGCTCAAGGTCCTTCTTATGTTCCACTTGGTGCGATCGTCAGTATTTATGCAGCTAGTGGCGGCGGGGAGCTAGGCTGGAGTTCTGTGTTAGGAGCCAGTTTGATCGGTGCGATCCTGGTTATTATTTTGGGTTATGTCGGAATTTTCAATAAAATCGTTAAGAACTTTATCCCACCTATTGTAGGTGGTACGATCATATTCATAGTTGGTCTTTCTTTATTACCTGTTGCTATTAGAGACAATATCTATGGTGCTTCAGGCGCTTCAATCAATCAGAATGTGTTATTAGCCCTTATTTCAGCGGGTACACTCCTGTTATTCGTAATTCTCGGTTCTATGTTCCGTAATAAAGGATCTATCTTCCGAATCATTTCCGTCATGATGGCGTTAGTAGTCGGATGTATTGCTGCTAACATGATGGGTGTGTTAGATTTCTCAGCGATTAGCAAAGCGAACTGGTTTAGCATGCCGCGCATCGCTTTTGTAGATTTCGGATTCTCTTTCAACTTTTCAGCTATTATCACCATGGTCATTATTTATCTCGTACTGCTAGCTGAAACAACAGGTACCTGGTTTGCTGTCAGCAACGTAATCAATAAGCCTTTAACAGACGAACATATTAACAAAGGTGTTATCGGTGAAGGGATTGGCTGTCTTATCGCTTCTGCACTCGGATCAACACCAGTTACAGGCTATTCAACAAATGCGGGTATTATCTCCATCACAGGTGTTGCTAGCCGTCGAGTTTTCCTCGCTGTAGGAGGATGGTTTGTCCTCTTCGGTTGTTCTGGTAAATTAGCTGCTTTGATCTCTTCGATTCCTTCCGCTGTAATCGGCGGCGTCTTCGCTATCGTCTGCGGGATCATCGCGATTAATGGTGTGCAGGTGATGAAGAATGTTACCATTGGCGAAAAAGAAATGTATATTATCGCAATACCGATGATTATCACGTTAGCTTTGGTACTCATTCCTGGCGATTACCTACATTCCTTACCTTCATTTGTGCAATATTTATTGGGCTCACCTATCCTAGCGGCCTCATTGGCAGCGATCTTATTGAATAAATTATTGCCTAGTAGCAAATAA
- the guaD gene encoding guanine deaminase, with protein sequence MIEYMQLFLGTSFSSKSPREIQILKDHLFCINTDGMIEKIVSPAEPDYQPLLDTYQDQDNFHRLAEGQYFLPGFIDLHVHAPQWAQSGTALDIPLYDWLNTYTFPLESKFSDLDFAKKIYDDVVDTLLANGTTTALYFATVHKEASLLLAQICAEKGQRGLVGKVVMDDPQGNPENYRDTDTHTALVDTEEFILAVKELAKSTKQGVYPVVTPRFIPSCTNEALQGLGDLAAKYDTYIQSHCSESDWAHGYVQERFQKNDAFALHDFGLLRDKSVMAHCNFLDEDDVNLFAETGTAIAHCPISNAYFANSVIPIAHFHAKGVEIGLGSDISGGFSPSLFDNIRQAVMSSRMLEDGVNPSLPAQERGLLGSRITIDESFYLATAGGGESLSLPIGRIQENYAWDVQIIDTKIPSARLPIFDGNEDLHDVFQKMMYLARPENIREVWVQGEKVHSR encoded by the coding sequence ATGATTGAATATATGCAATTATTCCTAGGTACTTCATTTTCAAGCAAATCACCAAGGGAAATTCAAATTTTAAAAGACCACCTCTTTTGCATTAATACAGATGGGATGATAGAAAAGATCGTTTCACCAGCGGAGCCCGACTATCAACCTTTATTAGATACTTATCAAGACCAAGATAACTTCCATCGATTAGCTGAAGGTCAGTATTTTTTGCCTGGCTTTATCGACTTACACGTTCACGCACCGCAGTGGGCTCAATCCGGAACTGCGTTAGACATTCCACTCTATGATTGGTTAAATACGTACACCTTCCCATTGGAATCTAAATTTTCGGATCTAGATTTTGCAAAAAAGATCTACGATGATGTGGTTGATACTTTGCTCGCGAACGGAACCACTACAGCTCTTTATTTTGCAACGGTACATAAAGAAGCCAGCTTATTATTAGCTCAAATATGTGCGGAAAAAGGGCAACGCGGACTTGTTGGAAAAGTGGTGATGGACGATCCTCAGGGAAATCCAGAAAACTATCGCGATACTGACACCCACACCGCATTAGTAGATACGGAGGAATTTATATTAGCTGTAAAGGAATTAGCCAAATCTACTAAGCAAGGCGTTTATCCAGTAGTGACACCTAGGTTCATTCCAAGCTGTACAAATGAGGCTTTGCAAGGTTTGGGAGACTTGGCCGCTAAATATGATACTTATATTCAATCGCACTGCAGTGAAAGTGATTGGGCGCATGGTTATGTACAAGAACGATTCCAAAAAAACGACGCCTTTGCCTTGCATGACTTCGGTCTGCTCCGTGATAAATCTGTAATGGCACATTGCAATTTTTTAGATGAAGATGATGTGAATTTGTTTGCGGAGACAGGAACGGCTATTGCGCATTGTCCGATATCGAACGCTTATTTTGCCAATAGTGTCATCCCTATCGCTCATTTTCATGCCAAGGGTGTGGAGATTGGTTTAGGGTCTGATATTTCCGGAGGTTTTTCTCCTAGTCTCTTCGATAACATCAGACAAGCTGTAATGTCTTCAAGAATGCTAGAGGATGGCGTTAATCCTTCCCTTCCTGCACAAGAGCGTGGCTTACTAGGATCGCGGATTACGATTGATGAATCCTTTTATCTTGCTACTGCTGGCGGTGGTGAAAGTTTAAGCTTACCTATTGGACGTATCCAAGAAAACTATGCATGGGATGTACAGATTATCGATACAAAAATACCATCGGCTAGATTGCCTATCTTTGATGGGAATGAAGATTTGCATGACGTGTTTCAAAAAATGATGTATCTAGCTCGACCTGAGAATATCCGTGAAGTCTGGGTACAGGGTGAAAAGGTTCATTCACGTTAA